GCCGGGTGCCCTATCCGTCGGAGGAGCCGTCCGACGCCCAGGTCCAGGAGCCCGCGAGAGACGCAGGGGAGCGATCACACGGAACTTTGGACGGAGGACACGAGTAAGGTCTTGATTCAAGCCGGTCGCACGGAGAACTGAAGGACCATGGCTAAGATCGAGATCACGGATCTACAGGATTGCATCCCGCTGGAAAAGAAACTGATTCTCCTGGTGTTTCGCCGGGTGATGAAGGAAGAAGGGTGTTCGGCTCGAAGCCTGAGCGTCGTCTTGACCGACAACCGCCACATCCGCGACCTGAATCGGGAATATCTCGGCAAGGACACGCACACCGACGTCATCAGTTTTCCGCTCGAGGACGTGGACTGGCCCGGCAACGGGTCGAACGGCGGGGTGAACGGCGAAATCATCGCGTCGGCGGAAATGGCCTTCCAGCAGGCCAAGGCCAGAAACATCGACCCCCGGGCGGAACTCCTGCTGTACCTCGTGCACGGCCTGCTGCATCTGATCGGGTACGACGATCGGACGCCGAACGCTGCGGAACGGATGCACCGCCGCGAGGATGCACTCTTGGAGCAGTTCGGGTTCGCCAACATCTACGCGACCCGTCCGGCTGTTCAGTAGGAGGGTCCCCTTTTTGTCGCACGTCTGGCTCGGGTCCGGCATCGTTGCCGCCGGCCTCGCCATGTTTTTTGCGCTCGCCGGCCACGCCCTCAGCCGATTCTCCCGCGCGCGCCTCGAAGAAGCGCTCGAACGTCGAGGCCGGGCGGAGGAACTCGGCCGGCTCTTCGCGCATCACGACGACCTGGTGCGCACGACCGCCCTCCTCCACGTCCTCGCGCTGGTGGCCTGGACGGCGACGGCGATCCTCTGGGCCTCGGCCGAGTTCGGCACGCCGCTCGGCTGGCTCGTCGGCGTGATCCTGGCGGCCGCGGGCGCCGTCAGCCTCGGCGGCGTCCTCCCGATGGCCTGGGCACGCTACGCCCCCGAAAGCGTCCTGGCGGCCACGCTCCCCGCCCTTCACGCCTGCCGCCTCGCGTTCCAGCCCGCGGCCAGGCTCCTGGGGATTCTGGACGGGCTCGTGCGCCGGCTGGCGGGCGTCCCGGGGGGTCCCGGCGCGCCGGGATCGCCCATCGAGGAAGAGATCCGCAGCGTCGTCCGCGAAGGCGAACGCGAGGGCGCCCTCCACGAGGACCAGAAGGACATGATCGAAAGCGTCATCCGCTTTAGGAAGGCCGACGTCACCGAGACGATGACCCCGCGGACCGACATCGTGAGCATCGACGCCGACGCCACTCCCGACGAGGCCCGCCGCCTCATCGTTCTGAGCGGCCACAGCCGAATCCCCGTCACCGGCGGCGCCATCGACACGATCGTCGGCATCCTGTACGCCAAGGACCTTCTCTCGGACGAGGCCGCAGGACGGACGACCGCCCCGGTTCGCGTCGCCGACGTGATGCGGCCGCCCCTGTTCATCCCCGCCACGAAACGCCTCGACGAACTCCTGGCCGAGTTCCGGCGCGCGAAGGTCCACATGGCCGTCGTCCTGGACGAGTACGGCGGGACGGCGGGCCTCGTGACCATCGAAGACCTCATCGAGGAAATCTTCGGCGAGATCGCCGACGAATACGAGGAACCGGCCCCCGTCCCCATCCGCCGGCTCGACCCGCGCACCTGGGAGGTCGAGGCCCGCGCCCACATCGACGAGTTGAACGATGAGTTATCCCTTAACCTGCCGGAGAACGAGGATTACGAAACGATTGGCGGATTCGTCCTCTCTCGCCTCGGGTACATCCCGAAGGCGGGAGAAGTGCTCGAGCACCAGGGTCTCCGGATCACGGTCCTGGAGGCCGAGGACAGACGCATCACGCGGTTGCGGATCGAACGGGCGCCCGCAGCGCCGCTTCGTGGCATTATTTAGCCCGGCGTGAATACACGCCGGGCGCCGTTCACGCCGGGGCGCTGCCCTTACGCGACACAACGGCGCCCCCGGTGTGTTCACCGGGGGCTAAATAAACGGCACGCGGCGCGGCGCTCGAGGCGGGCGCGGCAAGGATTCCCATGACACGCTCCCGCCTTCCTGTTATCCTACGGGCGGCGCGCAGCGGAGGAAGAGCCCGTGGCGATGTACAAGTCGGCAGCCCTTGTCCTCAGATGCCAGGATTGGAGCGAAACGAGCCAGGTGGTTCTCCTCCTGGCCCGCGACGTCGGACGCGTGCGGTGTCTGGCCAAGGGGTCGAGGCGTCCGAAGAATCCGTTCGGCGGCCCGCTCGACCGCTGGACCCTGGGCGAGGCGGTCTTCAGCCTGCGCGACCCGAACCAGTTGGCCGTCCTCGTCGAACTGTTCGAGACGGAGCGGTTCGAGGGCGTCCGCCGGCGGCTCGAAGCGTTCTACGGGGCGTCGCTCGTGACGGAACTGGTCATCGCCCTCGTGCCGGAGGCCGACCTGCAGCCGGAGGTCTTCGACCTCGTGGTGCGGGCGCTCTCGGTGCTGGCCGACGCGGAGCCGGAGGCCTCCCGCGCGATCGCGTATGCCTTCGCGTGGCGGCTGCTCGCGCTTCTGGGCTACAGCCCCGAGATGGCGCGGTGCGTAGAGTGCGGCGCCGGGCTGGAGGGGGGCGCGGCGGCTGACTTCAGCCCCGTCTCGGGGGGCCTCGTGTGCCGCCGGTGCCGACCGGCCGGCGACACCTGCCGCCTCAGCGCCCGGGCCGTCGAGGCGGTGCGGTTCCTCGCGGGGGCCGACTGGAACGAAATCCCTCGCGTCCGCCTTTCCGAAGCGACCGGACGCCAGATACGGACCGCCCTGGATCGGCGAGTCGAGGAACTGGCCGGGAAGCAACTCTCGGCCACCGAGTACGTTTAAGTACCAAGGCGAACCGCCCGGACGCCGCGCCGAACGAGGTACACGGCGGCATCGGGCAGGTTCGCGGGGAGGAAAGGCGGCGTGATGCGAAGCCTCGCAATCTGGTCGGCCGCCTTGGCCATCGTGGCACTGGCGGCGGCGAACGCGCCGGCCGGCTGGGTGTGGCGAAACGGCCGGTGGAAATACGTCGAGACGAAGTGGCCGGAGGCCCCTGCGCCGTCGCCGGCGCCCGCGCCGGAGCCGCCCAAGGCCCCGCCGGCCGTGCCGCCGAGCGAAAAGGAAACCCCGCCGGCGCCCGCCCCGGAGCCGCCCAAGGCCCCGCCGGCCGCGCCGCCGAGCGAAAAGGAAACCCCGCCGGCGCCGAAACCCGCGCCTGAACCCGCCCCGGAACCGGTGGTTCGGCCGGCGCCCGAGATGCCGCCCGCCCCCGCCCCGGAACCGAAGCCGGCACCCGCCGTTCAACCGCCGGCCGCGGCGACTGAAACGCCTGCCGCCGAATTGAAACCGCCCTGGTATGCCTGGTGGCGCCGCTCGCCGAACCCGAACCCCGACCGGACGCTTTTCGAGGAAGGGAGCCGGGCCATGGAGGCCGGCAACCCCGGCAAGGCCTCACGGACGCTGAGGAGCCTGATTAAGAAATACCCGGACTCGGCGTACCGGGCGGAGGCGATGTGGCGGCGCGGGGAGGCGCTGTTCGCCCAGAAGGACTACTACCAGGCGTTCGAGCAATACGAAGAGATGCTGACGCAGTACGCGGGGAGCCCGCATTACCGCCAGGCGCTGGAGCGCCAGATGGCAATCGCGGAACTGTATCTGGGCCCGGTGCGCCGACGGGTGTGGGGGATGCCGCTGTTGTCGGGCGAGACGGAGGCGATCGAGATCCTTCGCCGGGTGTACGAGCACCAGCCGGCGGGAGACCTGGCGGAGGCTTGCTTGCTGCGCATCGCCGACTATTATTATGAAAAAGGGCAGTGGCAGGAAGCGGAGGACTACTACAACAAGTATTGTCAGGCGTTTCCGAACGGCGGCCGGGTCGTCCACGCGGAACTGGCGCGGGCGAAATGCGCTATCGCCAGATGCAGCGGGGCGCGGTATGATGTGACGAGCCTCGGGCTGGCGTACGACCGCCTTCGCCGGTTCCAGCAGAAGTATCCGGACGCGGCGCAGGAGGAAGGCGTGGCGGACTTGCTCGCGCAACTCCGCCTCTCGCAGGCCGAGGCCCTTTACAATGTGGCCGCCCATTACTTCCGTGCGGGCAAGCCCCTGGCGTCGGCCTTCTACGCCGAACAGGTCGTCGCGCGATACGCCGACACCCCCTCGGCCGACGAGGCCCGGGCACTGCTGGCAAAGATGAACCTCGAAAAGGAGTCAAAGCCGTGAACGCCCCCGGAGCCCGGTTCGCAGTGCTGGTGTTGTCGGCGGCCCTGGTGGCCGGTTGCGGGTACAGCACGGAGTCGCTGCACCGGACGGACGTGCGGACCGTGGCCGTCCCCATCTTCGCCTCGCACGAGTTCCGGCGGGAACTGGAGTTCGAACTCTCCAAGGAACTCGTGCAGATGATCGAAATGCGCACGCCTTACAAGGTCGTCC
The DNA window shown above is from Planctomycetota bacterium and carries:
- the ybeY gene encoding rRNA maturation RNase YbeY; protein product: MAKIEITDLQDCIPLEKKLILLVFRRVMKEEGCSARSLSVVLTDNRHIRDLNREYLGKDTHTDVISFPLEDVDWPGNGSNGGVNGEIIASAEMAFQQAKARNIDPRAELLLYLVHGLLHLIGYDDRTPNAAERMHRREDALLEQFGFANIYATRPAVQ
- a CDS encoding hemolysin family protein is translated as MSHVWLGSGIVAAGLAMFFALAGHALSRFSRARLEEALERRGRAEELGRLFAHHDDLVRTTALLHVLALVAWTATAILWASAEFGTPLGWLVGVILAAAGAVSLGGVLPMAWARYAPESVLAATLPALHACRLAFQPAARLLGILDGLVRRLAGVPGGPGAPGSPIEEEIRSVVREGEREGALHEDQKDMIESVIRFRKADVTETMTPRTDIVSIDADATPDEARRLIVLSGHSRIPVTGGAIDTIVGILYAKDLLSDEAAGRTTAPVRVADVMRPPLFIPATKRLDELLAEFRRAKVHMAVVLDEYGGTAGLVTIEDLIEEIFGEIADEYEEPAPVPIRRLDPRTWEVEARAHIDELNDELSLNLPENEDYETIGGFVLSRLGYIPKAGEVLEHQGLRITVLEAEDRRITRLRIERAPAAPLRGII
- the recO gene encoding DNA repair protein RecO, with translation MYKSAALVLRCQDWSETSQVVLLLARDVGRVRCLAKGSRRPKNPFGGPLDRWTLGEAVFSLRDPNQLAVLVELFETERFEGVRRRLEAFYGASLVTELVIALVPEADLQPEVFDLVVRALSVLADAEPEASRAIAYAFAWRLLALLGYSPEMARCVECGAGLEGGAAADFSPVSGGLVCRRCRPAGDTCRLSARAVEAVRFLAGADWNEIPRVRLSEATGRQIRTALDRRVEELAGKQLSATEYV
- the bamD gene encoding outer membrane protein assembly factor BamD; translation: MRSLAIWSAALAIVALAAANAPAGWVWRNGRWKYVETKWPEAPAPSPAPAPEPPKAPPAVPPSEKETPPAPAPEPPKAPPAAPPSEKETPPAPKPAPEPAPEPVVRPAPEMPPAPAPEPKPAPAVQPPAAATETPAAELKPPWYAWWRRSPNPNPDRTLFEEGSRAMEAGNPGKASRTLRSLIKKYPDSAYRAEAMWRRGEALFAQKDYYQAFEQYEEMLTQYAGSPHYRQALERQMAIAELYLGPVRRRVWGMPLLSGETEAIEILRRVYEHQPAGDLAEACLLRIADYYYEKGQWQEAEDYYNKYCQAFPNGGRVVHAELARAKCAIARCSGARYDVTSLGLAYDRLRRFQQKYPDAAQEEGVADLLAQLRLSQAEALYNVAAHYFRAGKPLASAFYAEQVVARYADTPSADEARALLAKMNLEKESKP